In Natranaerobius thermophilus JW/NM-WN-LF, the genomic stretch TCCATATTTATCAATAACCTGGATGGCATATTCGGAACATGTGGGTATGAAACGACAGGACTTAGGTAGAACAGGAGATATTATCCTTTGATAAGCTCTGATAAAGATGAAGATAATTTTTTTAATCATAAAGTATTCAACCTTATATTAAGATATTTTTCACTTTTTATCATATCACATTTTTTTGTAATAATTTAGACTTTTTTGTTAATCTTATAAATTCCCTCTGACATTTATGATAATCTAATTCGTCAGCTCTAAATCTGGCCAATAAAATCAGATCATATCCCTGCATCATGTTGGGGTTATTTAAACGATAAACTTCTCGCAGTAACCGTTTAACCCTGTTTCTAGTTACACTATTTCCTACTTTTTTACCTACAGAAAAACCAACACGATTAATATTAAGAGAATTTTCCAAAACAAATAACACTATATACTTGGTTGCATAGGATTGGCCGTATCTAAATACACGTCTAAATTGATAATTTTTTTTAAGAGTTACTATTTGGGACATAACCAAAACTCCTTCGTAATAACAAATGATAGCTATTTCATCTTTCTAACCATCTATTGTTTCTAACATTATTGTCAGTTAATTATTAGCTATAAACTATTTAATCAGTCATTTATTACGATACATAAATGTTATTCACAAGGCGAATTTTGTCAAAAAAATTCAAAAAGGTAGAAAAGGCCACATAGTGCGGCCTTTAAGCAGAAAGTGTTTTTCTACCTTTTCTTCTTCTGTTACGAAGGATATTTCGTCCCGCCTTAGTTTTCATGCGTTTACGAAAACCATGTTCTTTTTTTCTTTGTCTTTTCTTTGGTTGATAGGTTCGTTTCATTAAGAAACACCTCCTTGGATGTCTACAAAGGGAAGGCAGAATACTAAAATAATTATAGCTTATATAAAAAAGGTGGTCAAGCAATATAGTAATATGAATTGTGGATATTTACCCGATGAAGTGTGGAAAGGTTTTGGGATAATTATTGCAGTT encodes the following:
- the yidD gene encoding membrane protein insertion efficiency factor YidD; translation: MIKKIIFIFIRAYQRIISPVLPKSCRFIPTCSEYAIQVIDKYGIFKGGTMAFKRIIKCHPFHEGGYDPVE
- the rnpA gene encoding ribonuclease P protein component, giving the protein MSQIVTLKKNYQFRRVFRYGQSYATKYIVLFVLENSLNINRVGFSVGKKVGNSVTRNRVKRLLREVYRLNNPNMMQGYDLILLARFRADELDYHKCQREFIRLTKKSKLLQKNVI
- the rpmH gene encoding 50S ribosomal protein L34, coding for MKRTYQPKKRQRKKEHGFRKRMKTKAGRNILRNRRRKGRKTLSA